The nucleotide window CGACGTCCAAGGAAGCGAACCCAATCGGCCACTACTATACGGGAACTGGGACTACCGTTGATGGGAAAACAGTGAACGTGATTGCAACGGTCGGGACGGGTCAGTCCGTGACGGATGCCCTTAACCAAAAACCGCTACTGAATGGTGATCAGCCAGTGGCCAGTGGTGGTCAATCAACCATCAGCAGTACCGATTACTACTGGTCCGACGTGGGTGACGCCAGTGCAACTGATTCTACGGATGCGAGTCAGGCCCAGGACAGTGGTAGCCTGCTGTTACCAACGACGTCTACACTGCAGTATTGGGATCAACAAGCCATCACAAACCAAACAACGGCCGATAACTATCGGTCGGAGGCCCAAGCTATGTATGACCAATTTATTGGATTGTCCGGTTTAACGCAGGCTCAAAAGGATGCTGCGGATAAATTATTACAATCGATCATTGCAATCTACACGCAGGCTTCGGCCACCAACGCTCAGGCGGAGAAGGCCTTTGAGGGTGCTGAAACGGAGACAGTTCCGGCCACCATTTATCAGGATGGTCAAACCGGGTATGCGTCCTTGGAAGCCGTGCGAAACTTACTGGTCGACTTTAAGGGGGACCTCGATAACCTGACCACGACCAATCAAGCTGCACAGGATAGTTTGGCCACCTTTTTGTCCTGGGATCAGTTTTATGGGAGTGACTTGCAGTTCCCAGTCGTGACCTTCGGGAAGGATTTTGGGGATGTCAGTGCTGCGGCTAAGGATGGTTTCCACAATCCCGATTACTATGAGTACGTGGAAAATAAGGACTCCGATATCGTCGTGAAAACGCCTAAGAATGTTGGAACCTACTACTTTAAATTGACCGAAGCTGGGCGAGCATATCTTAAAAGCCTGAGTCCGAACAACCCCAACGCTGGCCTGTTTGTGCCAGCTATGCTGACGATTAAACCGCAGACAGCTGCCGCTACCGTGGATGGTACGACAGTGGTTTATGGCGGTGTTGATGGGAAATTTCCAGAATTTAAGGGTAGCCTGGGCAATGCAGATAAGGACCATCAACTTAGTCAACCTGATTTTGAAGTTGTTGATACGACTGGGAAAAAGGTCGCTGTCGATCAGCTTAAAGTGAATGGTGACTACACGATTCAGTACACAGCAGCTGCTCAGGCGGCCTTGAAAAAGGATAGTAACTATCAGTTCACGTCGTTTGGCCACGCTAAGTTGGGCGTAACGCCACGAAAAATTACAGTTCAGGCACGAGATAGTGTTAAGACCTACGGGGATGGTGCAACAGATTTATCGTTGACCACTGACTCAGCTGACGGTTTGGTCAATAAGGACACGTTAGATTCTCTGGGTGTGCAATTGACCCGCGAGTCCGGTGAAGATGCTGGGACATATCAGATTGTGTTGAATCCAGAATCGGTGATCAACCCGAATTATGACGTGACGGTTAACCCCGGGACGCTTACGATTGGAAAAAATCCAATTACAGTTAAGATTACGAGCTTTGAACGGAATTACGGGACACCACAACCGGATTTGACGTTCAGTATTCCTGCGAAGACTGCCACTGGGAAGAAAAACAGTCAACTGGTTGGTCAGGACCAACTTGCTGATCTACACGTTCAGTTGACCCGCGCTTCTGGAGATGACGTTGGGACATACGCCATTACGGGTTCAGTTGATCAGAAGACTAACTATAATGTCACGTTTGAAGATGGTGAGGACGTTATTTCACCGGCAACCGCTAGTGTGGTGGTTGCCGATAGTGGATTGACTTACGGGGATGACACCACGGCCTTTACGGCAACGGTAACTGGGCCGACTATCCCCGCGTTCGAGCAAAGCGACTTTGAAATCGTGGACGCTGAAGGGCAACCGGTCGTGTGGACCGGTCATTTACCAGCAGGAAACTATCAGGTTCAGTTGACGGCGTCAGCCCAAGATGCTGTGAAAAAGGCCAATCCTAACTATGATTTTACTAGCTTTAAGATGGGGAACTTGACAGTGTCACCTAAGGTAATTACGGTAACTGCCCAGAGCAGTGCTAAAACTTATGGTGATCCTGAACCTGAGCTGACACTGACGCCTGAATCGGCTGACGGGTTGGCAAAGAATGATGATCTCAGTAGCTTGGGAGTTACGCTGGTCCGTATTCCGGGTACAGATGTTGGCAAGTATGACATTACAGCCGACAAGTCATCAAGCTTGAATAAGAATTACACCATAACGGTTAACGCCGGTAAACTAACGATTAATCCGAGACCCCTCACGGTGATGATTAAGAATGTCACTGCCACTTATGGTGGCACCGCTGATCCGGTGTTGAGCTTCAGCCTTTCAACGGATACAAAGGCCGGCTTAGTCAAAGGCGAGACTGAAGGGGAGCTGGGTGTGACGCTGAAGCGGGCTCCTGGAAACGCTGCTGGTCACTATGCCATCACTGGGACCGCTACGAATAAGAATTATGATTTTACCTTTATACCTGGAACCTTGACGATTCTGCCAGCTGCCTCTAATGTGACGATTCCGAGTCTCAATATCGTGTATGGCGATGCGATTCCGGTACTGTTAGCGACATTGAATAATCCGACGACAAGCAAAATTGAACCGGCCGACTTGGAAGTCGTAGATGCTACGGGCCAATCCATGACGGCTGATAAGTTACAAGCTGGGACCTATAAAATTCAGTTGACGGCAGCTGCCAAGACGCGCTTGATTGGGGAGAACCCCAATTATGATTTAAGCGACCTGGCGACCGGTGAACTGGCTGTTGCTAAACGAGCAGTCACTGTACAAATCACGCCTCAGGTGATCTACAGTGGTGAAGCTAACCCAGCCAATTCGGCAAGTCTGACGAAGGGGAGTTTCAAGCCAGGTGAGACAGTTGCTTCATTGCGCCTAGAGTATACAGACCCAACTGATCCGGTCGTTGGGACCTATCCGATTACGGCCAAGAGCTCTAATTCAAACTATGATGTGACCGTTCTGGCGGGAACGTTGACGGTGTTGGGCAAGGATGTCGATTCTGATGGGACTGTGACAATCACTGAGAAGGACGCTGACGGTAACGTGACGAAGGTCACGAAGCAGTGGGCCGTCGATGATGGCAGTGGCAACAGTGAGACCGTGTATACCAACAATCCGGGTACCAATACGCAGACGGTGACGGAGTTTCAGAATGGCCAACAGGTTGCGCAACAGACAATTTCACCAAATTCAGCGCCGGCCATTTTGCCAGATGGCAATGGGGCTGCGACAGTGGTTACACTCACCCAGACAGGCCAACCGACGTTTGAGCACTACGGTATTGATCCGGACAAAGATGGTGTCGACAGCGATAAGGAGCTGGAGGCCGGTACGAATCCGGTAAATGCTGACAGTGATGAGGATGGCGTGGATGATGGTGAGGAAGCCAAGCTTGGGACTGATCCGTTGAAGGCTGATACGGACGATGATGGTTTGAGTGACGGTGATGAAGTCAAAGCGGGAACCGACCCGACGAAGGCGGATACCGATGGCGATGGTCTGAGTGACAAGGAAGAAATTGACCTGGGAACCGACCCCCTGAAGGTCGATACGGATGGTGATGGTATTAGTGATGGTGTCGAAGTCAAGAATGGCACGAATCCGCTGATACCAGAAGTTCGGGTTGCCCCGAAGCCAGTCGACACCGATGGTGATGGTGTGAGCGATGAAGATGAAATCAAAGCCGGGACTGATCCGTTGAAGGCGGATACCGATGGCGATGGTGTCAGTGATGGCGACGAAATTAAGGCTGGCACGAATCCGTTGAAGGCAGATACGGATGGTGACGGTGTCAGTGATGGCGCCGAAATCAAGCGTGGCACTGATCCGCTAAATCCTGACACGGACGGCGATGGCATTTCTGATGGCGCTGAGATCAAGCGCGGCACTGATCCACTGAAAGCAGATACGGACGGTGATGGTATTCCTGATGGTAAAGAACTTAAGCTGGGCACGAACCCACTAAAGGCTGATACAGACGGTGATGGCGTTCCCGACGGCAAGGAACTTAAGCTAGGAACGAACCCGCTGAAGGTCGATACGGATGGTGATGGGGTTTCTGATGGTCAGGAGCTACGCAAGCATACGAATCCATTGAAGCCGGACACCGATGGCGATGGGGTGAATGACGGTGAAGAAGCCCACAATCACACGAATCCGTTGAAGGCTGATTCTGACAACGATGGTTTTAGCGATGGTGAAGAACTTCAACATCATACGAATCCCTTGAAAGTTACGACAGCTGATCAGTTTAATGCTAGCATGCAGGTAACCACGACTCGGCGTGCTCGACAGCAACAACAGCTTCACGAAGGGTTGCTTCCACAGACGGGACAGCAGAACCAGAGCTACTTAGCAGCGCTAGGTTTGGTCTTATTGGCTAGCTTGATGCGGCCATTCCGTCGGCGCCGGCATTAATTGGTACCGTTGAATCTCTACGCGTGATTATGTGACTAAAGATTGAAAGTTCAAAAACCGTTATCAAACCAAGAATAGTCTGGCGTTACAGGCTTAAAATTAGTCGCACCCAGCCACCTGCGGCCGCCTGCTGTGGGGAACGCCTCCGGCCTGAAAAGCGGTCCTTCGGCTCGGTTTGAAGACTGGAAAAACCACCAGTCTTCAAACCCGTCCCACGCTGTAAGCCGAAAATCGGCTAACACCGTCGACACAGCTGGCTCCACCTCTGACCGCCTCCGGTTAAACGGATTTTTGGAAATTAAGCTAGCTTACATGCCTGAATGACAGGCACTTACGCAATATTATTGGCGAACGGTGAGGCGGCAATTTTCCACTATAGCTGACTACCCCCCATACCCAATCCTTGTTGTATCAGGCGTAGTGGGTGTTTAAGTGCTTTCAACCTTTAGTTATTTAAGATTCAGAGCTTGTCCGTAGATCCAGTAACGGTGCGTGGCGTGTTTGTTCGTTGATCGGATACGGTACCAGTTGTATTGGGTTCCTTGGTTAGCCATCAGGTCAATCGAGACCTTACTACCAGCCTTGAGTTTGGCGTTTCTCCAGCTGGTGGTCTTGATGAGCTTGTAGGTGCTGTTGGGCTGATGATTAGTTAGTTTGAAGTGCTGGTAATTCTTTTTGATAGTTGTCGTCCCATGATACCGGTGGTACTGTACGGTTCCCACCAACGTACTAGCGGAACCGACCACTGGACTAAGACTTAACGTACTGAGTATCCCCATAAC belongs to Levilactobacillus yonginensis and includes:
- a CDS encoding MBG domain-containing protein, which codes for MKQKTENQTIKNPIVLYKGHTGWKVKTRIFGTLLVSLSAVAIAESTTSVDVHAAAATSTTAVQPAAAASMPATPTSGGPAPAKVASNSATSVVESDSVTAPQADAAAPTANPTSDSGDYPVLVQDKDVNVGADTSQVSLPADQIASHFTATVENRDNNDDDGDPTDNKKTKPIGKDGSVSLTTLGKHDYYNSSTSTTPVAGHQVAHVSFEHEIDFSHNFSMSGALGVGSQPYSGADSVGFIFAPGDPAKATEGGAGGRLGIAGLQNAFGFVFDEYDNRSQYNDPTSSPYVGWRYTNSSGTLQAADRSDWVLASKLTLKRTSTPDNAFTMNYDAGTQTLTVILNGQTFTRKIDDVTTGYSLSVAASTGGSLNDYSAKIDKFSYTPKTIPLAVKLVDAAQGESGALLNNTSVNAVANIGDTISIFSTQDAAKRAVAADKNLNPALIAVIPSDSAGNVYVIDGSQVVGGNNGTAHTIADASGQDVADGTYYSYTVQDGDGQQMTVPVRLAFQAKVTPIDATTKQPIAGLEPVTVTAVAGEPVLVSIPGYTPTQVVLAAPTDGKTIAEDVLPIDSATTGTSTTTTSKEANPIGHYYTGTGTTVDGKTVNVIATVGTGQSVTDALNQKPLLNGDQPVASGGQSTISSTDYYWSDVGDASATDSTDASQAQDSGSLLLPTTSTLQYWDQQAITNQTTADNYRSEAQAMYDQFIGLSGLTQAQKDAADKLLQSIIAIYTQASATNAQAEKAFEGAETETVPATIYQDGQTGYASLEAVRNLLVDFKGDLDNLTTTNQAAQDSLATFLSWDQFYGSDLQFPVVTFGKDFGDVSAAAKDGFHNPDYYEYVENKDSDIVVKTPKNVGTYYFKLTEAGRAYLKSLSPNNPNAGLFVPAMLTIKPQTAAATVDGTTVVYGGVDGKFPEFKGSLGNADKDHQLSQPDFEVVDTTGKKVAVDQLKVNGDYTIQYTAAAQAALKKDSNYQFTSFGHAKLGVTPRKITVQARDSVKTYGDGATDLSLTTDSADGLVNKDTLDSLGVQLTRESGEDAGTYQIVLNPESVINPNYDVTVNPGTLTIGKNPITVKITSFERNYGTPQPDLTFSIPAKTATGKKNSQLVGQDQLADLHVQLTRASGDDVGTYAITGSVDQKTNYNVTFEDGEDVISPATASVVVADSGLTYGDDTTAFTATVTGPTIPAFEQSDFEIVDAEGQPVVWTGHLPAGNYQVQLTASAQDAVKKANPNYDFTSFKMGNLTVSPKVITVTAQSSAKTYGDPEPELTLTPESADGLAKNDDLSSLGVTLVRIPGTDVGKYDITADKSSSLNKNYTITVNAGKLTINPRPLTVMIKNVTATYGGTADPVLSFSLSTDTKAGLVKGETEGELGVTLKRAPGNAAGHYAITGTATNKNYDFTFIPGTLTILPAASNVTIPSLNIVYGDAIPVLLATLNNPTTSKIEPADLEVVDATGQSMTADKLQAGTYKIQLTAAAKTRLIGENPNYDLSDLATGELAVAKRAVTVQITPQVIYSGEANPANSASLTKGSFKPGETVASLRLEYTDPTDPVVGTYPITAKSSNSNYDVTVLAGTLTVLGKDVDSDGTVTITEKDADGNVTKVTKQWAVDDGSGNSETVYTNNPGTNTQTVTEFQNGQQVAQQTISPNSAPAILPDGNGAATVVTLTQTGQPTFEHYGIDPDKDGVDSDKELEAGTNPVNADSDEDGVDDGEEAKLGTDPLKADTDDDGLSDGDEVKAGTDPTKADTDGDGLSDKEEIDLGTDPLKVDTDGDGISDGVEVKNGTNPLIPEVRVAPKPVDTDGDGVSDEDEIKAGTDPLKADTDGDGVSDGDEIKAGTNPLKADTDGDGVSDGAEIKRGTDPLNPDTDGDGISDGAEIKRGTDPLKADTDGDGIPDGKELKLGTNPLKADTDGDGVPDGKELKLGTNPLKVDTDGDGVSDGQELRKHTNPLKPDTDGDGVNDGEEAHNHTNPLKADSDNDGFSDGEELQHHTNPLKVTTADQFNASMQVTTTRRARQQQQLHEGLLPQTGQQNQSYLAALGLVLLASLMRPFRRRRH